The genomic region TGCCGATCCAAATAAAGATATAGTTTGGCCACCTAAAAATAATGCAATATTCTTTTTCCAACTATTATTCATATATTAAATCCCCCTGTTCCATATTAACTTTCTAAAGCCCTATTTTCTTTATCTCTTCTATTATTGAATTTAAATTAATTTTTGCCAATTCTACGCCATTATCTTTATCAAATAAACTAATATCGTCTACCATTACATAATAGTAACAAACTCCAAGCTTTCTTTTCACTATAAGATAATAATCCCTATTATCTATTTTTTCATAATCTTTATTTGCCAAGATTACTATTTCCCTTATTTCTGCTAAACTCAAACTCCCCAACTCTATTAAATTTTTAAATATTAATAATGCAAATATATTATTTTCCCCATATATATCCTCAACTTCTATAATATTCTCAAAGTTTATAACTATTTCTTCTGATACGAAATTTTTAATATATTCCCTTGTAAGTTTTATATCCTTTTTATTATTAGAAAATCTATAAGCCAAATCATCCAAAGACAATTCATCCTTAAGCTCAATAATTGTTTGTA from Clostridium isatidis harbors:
- a CDS encoding DUF4004 family protein; protein product: MSEQLISKKELLELMDISYGQLYRWKRKKLIPEEWFIRKSVSTGQETYFPKDKIIERIQTIIELKDELSLDDLAYRFSNNKKDIKLTREYIKNFVSEEIVINFENIIEVEDIYGENNIFALLIFKNLIELGSLSLAEIREIVILANKDYEKIDNRDYYLIVKRKLGVCYYYVMVDDISLFDKDNGVELAKINLNSIIEEIKKIGL